A single region of the Anguilla anguilla isolate fAngAng1 chromosome 17, fAngAng1.pri, whole genome shotgun sequence genome encodes:
- the gprc5ba gene encoding G protein-coupled receptor, class C, group 5, member Ba translates to MAGFPVLLVLFLSLVAGGSSEEEEEEAAPFGCGFLGLRRPYTTLCDLEAVWGVAVAAAAAVGALAALLLGLVLLGRLRSVTEAEKRSAVGPLLLLLAGVTGLFGLSFAYLLERDERLCVVRRALWGVLFALCFSCLLAQGWRVRRLARQGRSPGGCALVGAALGLTLVQGMVAAEWLLLTVLRLGQPACQFQPLDFALACSYVLVLLLAALGAAALSLCGKERRWRCSGAWLLLVCLASVLLWAAWLGFYLYGNKALGHASDWDDPALAVALVSQGWVLLLLHAVPEAHLCLRPAPQPSAPDYFDTSQAPSRMRETSFDEDVPLSHRQFVENQSYAFDEHSAGLRAGGNGSSGTGPRPSAPFRSNVYQPTEMTMILNGGAVPSAPPTYTGRQLW, encoded by the exons ATGGCAGGATTCCCCGTTCTCCtggtcctcttcctctccctggtGGCCGGCGGCTCctcggaggaggaagaggaggaggcggcgccCTTCGGCTGCGGCTTCCTGGGCCTGCGGCGGCCCTACACCACGCTGTGCGACCTGGAGGCGGTGTGGGGCGTGGCGgttgcggcggcggcggccgtcGGGGCGCTGGCGGCCCTGCTGCTGGGCCTGGTGCTCCTGGGGCGGCTGCGCTCGGTGACCGAGGCCGAGAAGCGCAGCGCGGTGGGgcccctcctgctcctgctggcGGGGGTGACCGGGCTCTTCGGCCTCAGCTTCGCCTACCTGCTGGAGCGGGACGAGCGGCTGTGCGTGGTGCGGCGCGCCCTCTGGGGGGTGCTGTTCGCCCTGTGCTTCTCCTGCCTGCTGGCGCAGGGCTGGCGGGTGCGGCGGCTGGCGCGGCAGGGGCGGAGCCCCGGCGGGTGCGCGCTGGTGGGCGCGGCCCTGGGGCTGACGCTGGTGCAGGGCATGGTGGCGGCCGAGTGGCTGCTGCTGACGGTGCTGCGGCTGGGCCAGCCGGCCTGCCAGTTCCAGCCGCTGGACTTCGCCCTGGCCTGCAGCTACGTGCTGGTGCTCCTGCTGGCCGCGCTGGGCGCCGCCGCCCTGTCCCTGTGCGGGAAGGAGCGGCGCTGGCGCTGCAGCGGGGCGTGGCTGCTCCTCGTCTGCCTGGCGTCCGTCCTGCTGTGGGCCGCCTGGCTGGGCTTCTATCTCTACGGCAACAAGGCGCTGGGCCACGCCTCGGACTGGGACGACCCGGCGCTGGCCGTGGCGCTGGTGTCCCAGGGCTGggtgctgctgctcctccacgCCGTCCCCGAGGCTCACCTCTGCctgcgccccgccccccagccctccGCCCCCGACTACTTCGACACGTCGCAGGCGCCGTCCCGCATGAGGGAGACGAGCTTCGACGAGGACGTCCCGCTCTCGCACCGCCAGTTCGTGGAGAACCAGAGCTACGCGTTCGACGAGCACAGCGCAG GGTTGCGTGCCGGGGGGAACGGGAGCAGTGGAACAGGACCCAGGCCCAGCGCCCCCTTCCGGAGCAACGTCTACCAGCCCACCGAGATGACCATGATCCTGAACGGGGGAGCG GTCCCGTCTGCACCCCCCACCTATACAGGAAGACAGCTTTGGTGA